Proteins co-encoded in one Flavivirga eckloniae genomic window:
- a CDS encoding helix-turn-helix domain-containing protein produces MLLDVYKFFLNQPKYNKLIGNDYLFVEYKCPIDVEKFKLWTDTPFITYVISGKKDWTSVNKTYAITSGDALFVRKGVYNTKQYFEDDYCTILFFITEDFIRRFITKNEALIKQKKAEQANSLIFPIDVTTSLNSLFLSVFNYFSMGDKIPKDLVEIKFNELLFNIALNPSNNDLVCFFNSLKQVEKTNINDIMMKNFHFDLQLEDFARLCGRSLSSFKRDFKEHFNETPGKWLNNQRLDYAKTLLQNSTLNINEVCYESGFKNTSHFNSSFKQKFGYPPNQYRKMHLTP; encoded by the coding sequence ATGCTATTAGATGTTTACAAGTTTTTCTTAAACCAGCCTAAATACAACAAGCTTATAGGTAACGACTATTTATTTGTTGAATACAAATGCCCTATTGACGTAGAAAAATTTAAATTATGGACAGATACCCCTTTTATAACTTATGTAATTAGTGGTAAAAAGGATTGGACCTCGGTAAATAAAACCTATGCTATAACATCTGGTGATGCGCTTTTTGTTAGGAAAGGTGTTTACAATACCAAACAATACTTTGAGGATGACTACTGCACCATTTTGTTTTTTATAACCGAAGACTTTATTAGGCGGTTTATAACAAAAAATGAGGCATTAATCAAACAAAAAAAAGCCGAACAGGCTAATAGTTTAATCTTTCCTATTGATGTTACCACGTCCTTAAACTCCCTGTTTCTTTCTGTATTCAATTATTTTAGCATGGGAGATAAAATTCCTAAAGATTTAGTTGAAATTAAGTTTAATGAGTTACTTTTTAATATTGCTCTAAATCCATCTAACAATGATCTGGTTTGTTTTTTTAATTCTCTTAAACAAGTTGAAAAAACAAATATTAATGACATTATGATGAAAAACTTTCATTTTGATTTGCAATTAGAAGATTTTGCGCGCTTGTGCGGCAGAAGTCTGTCTTCGTTTAAAAGAGACTTTAAGGAACATTTTAATGAAACTCCAGGCAAGTGGTTAAACAATCAACGTTTGGATTATGCCAAAACCTTACTTCAAAACTCTACGTTAAATATTAATGAAGTATGTTACGAAAGTGGTTTTAAAAACACGTCTCATTTTAATAGCAGTTTTAAACAAAAATTTGGTTACCCTCCTAATCAATATAGAAAAATGCATCTTACTCCATAG
- a CDS encoding acyl-CoA dehydrogenase family protein, with amino-acid sequence MEILEQPKIDYSKLIHELGKSFAERAKVHDEEGSFVHRNYESLKAHNLFSVMIPKELNGGGATHSEVCELIKIMAGYCASTALAFAMHQHLIAASVWKYKHKGVGEAMLKNVVKHQLVLVSTGARDWLGSNGEMKKVDDGYLFSAKKHFASQSVVGDIAVTSAPFLNEQGEWKVLHFPVKLNTEGVSTLDDWDVMGMRGTGSQSLVFEEVFVPETAIALERDRDIFHPVWNVVLTVAMPLIMSVYVGIAEKAMEIAVTKGKTYQRNQEHIKYIIGKLYNKFIQAEMQWRAMLEIANDFEFTIDQDNSVDILSLKSNIADACIETVSEAMDAIGGQSFYKSVALERLFRDVQAAKFHPLPKWNQYAFTGEKLLNNS; translated from the coding sequence ATGGAAATATTGGAGCAACCTAAAATTGATTATTCAAAGTTAATTCACGAACTGGGAAAGTCGTTTGCAGAACGAGCAAAAGTACATGACGAAGAAGGCTCGTTTGTACACCGTAATTATGAATCGTTGAAGGCGCATAATTTGTTTTCTGTTATGATTCCTAAAGAACTTAATGGAGGAGGAGCAACACATTCAGAAGTGTGTGAGCTTATAAAAATTATGGCAGGTTATTGCGCCTCTACAGCTTTAGCTTTCGCCATGCATCAGCACTTAATAGCGGCATCTGTATGGAAATACAAGCATAAAGGCGTAGGGGAAGCGATGCTAAAAAATGTGGTTAAACATCAATTGGTGTTAGTGAGTACTGGGGCTAGAGACTGGTTAGGCTCTAATGGCGAGATGAAAAAAGTTGATGACGGGTATCTCTTTAGTGCCAAAAAGCATTTTGCAAGTCAATCTGTTGTCGGAGATATTGCTGTAACGAGCGCACCATTTTTAAATGAACAAGGCGAATGGAAAGTATTGCATTTTCCAGTTAAATTGAATACAGAAGGTGTATCGACTTTAGATGATTGGGACGTTATGGGGATGCGAGGAACAGGATCTCAAAGTCTTGTTTTTGAAGAGGTATTTGTTCCGGAAACTGCTATAGCGTTAGAAAGGGATAGGGATATATTTCACCCAGTTTGGAATGTTGTTTTAACAGTGGCCATGCCGTTGATTATGTCGGTATACGTAGGTATAGCAGAAAAAGCTATGGAGATAGCAGTAACAAAAGGAAAAACATACCAAAGAAATCAAGAGCATATAAAGTATATAATAGGTAAGCTTTACAACAAATTTATTCAGGCAGAAATGCAGTGGCGTGCCATGTTAGAAATAGCAAACGACTTTGAGTTTACAATAGATCAGGATAACTCGGTAGATATTTTAAGCTTAAAAAGTAATATAGCTGATGCTTGTATTGAAACAGTAAGCGAGGCTATGGATGCTATTGGAGGGCAAAGTTTTTATAAATCGGTGGCGTTGGAAAGGCTCTTTAGAGATGTACAGGCAGCTAAGTTCCATCCGCTACCAAAATGGAACCAATATGCATTTACGGGAGAAAAGTTATTGAATAATAGTTAG
- a CDS encoding glycosyltransferase, with protein MKTGIIIPCYNEGSRLNANAFIEFIKSHKKYHLCFVNDGSKDDTLEVLHDIQKEMPRRVSILNLKKNVGKAAAVGAGARYLFNRQNIEYIGFIDADLSTGFNDFEKMVDTLHNYDNLSLVYGSRRKGFIRKNLFRNLFSRLVKLIVFLILELPIKDTQCGAKVFRRDIIPIIYNKAFLTKWLFDVEIFIRLKKYFGSKDIMNRVFEQPLEKWIHRRGSKLTMKDILRIPYMLISIWAFYSFLSLSGDAIEVDKAESFDNIKTIDSNDA; from the coding sequence ATGAAAACGGGGATAATAATACCATGCTATAACGAAGGAAGTCGATTGAATGCCAATGCTTTTATTGAATTTATAAAATCGCATAAAAAATATCACCTGTGTTTTGTTAATGATGGAAGCAAAGATGACACATTGGAGGTTTTACACGATATCCAAAAGGAAATGCCAAGAAGAGTAAGTATTTTAAATTTGAAAAAGAATGTTGGTAAAGCAGCGGCTGTAGGAGCTGGAGCGCGTTACTTGTTTAACAGGCAGAATATAGAGTATATAGGCTTTATTGATGCCGATTTATCTACTGGATTTAACGACTTTGAAAAGATGGTAGACACGTTGCATAATTACGATAATTTGTCGTTGGTATATGGTTCTAGAAGAAAAGGGTTTATTAGAAAAAATTTGTTTAGGAATCTATTCTCCAGATTGGTGAAATTAATAGTATTTCTAATATTGGAATTACCTATTAAAGACACGCAATGTGGTGCGAAGGTTTTTAGACGAGACATCATCCCCATTATATATAATAAAGCATTTTTAACAAAGTGGTTGTTTGATGTAGAGATTTTTATAAGATTAAAAAAATACTTTGGTTCAAAGGATATAATGAACAGGGTGTTTGAGCAACCTCTGGAAAAATGGATACATCGAAGAGGTTCTAAATTAACGATGAAAGATATTTTACGCATTCCGTATATGTTAATAAGTATTTGGGCTTTTTATAGTTTCTTATCGCTTTCTGGCGACGCTATAGAAGTTGACAAAGCGGAATCTTTTGATAATATTAAGACGATTGATAGCAACGATGCCTAG
- a CDS encoding glycoside hydrolase family 2 TIM barrel-domain containing protein: protein MRSINKKIIRGILFLSYILIIGLITYGLSALFGYLNTGADRSTMLHTEIKKVEQFLPKIRWASLENEGRPMSDQTLAEIENDYLDAWYVKHVAYQTNARTGIKDYYTKNARKNLYNIINKNTEMGTTIKSTSLEHHPNLEFFSEDGHLIIITDKDVVEYKRIYKDKAFLLETKDVSTYKIIMLLEDGFWRIRHMLKTANDDYNPANKIISDETIDIKGINYYPQASPWDVFGKKFNLDTIARDFKLIKDTGLNSIRIFVPYEDFGKANVSPDRLNKLEQVMDTAEEENLKVVVTLFDFYGDYSILNWTLNQRHAETIVSKLKNHKALLAWDVKNEPNLDFESRGKDLVVAWLNNTIDLVKSIDSIHPVTIGWSNIESAPILKDKIDLITFHYYEDLNNLEKAYLDLKDSIPNKPIAITEFGMSSYKGLWNPLGKTEEDQASYHKQAQEIFSENNINYMSWTLYDFTDIPNEVTGMLPWRKTPQKYYGFINEKGDKKAAFKYIYTP, encoded by the coding sequence ATGAGATCCATCAACAAAAAAATAATACGCGGTATTCTTTTTCTATCCTATATCTTAATTATTGGCCTTATAACCTACGGTCTTAGCGCTTTATTTGGTTACTTGAATACAGGAGCAGACCGAAGCACCATGCTACATACAGAAATAAAAAAGGTTGAGCAATTTCTTCCAAAAATCCGGTGGGCTTCTCTCGAAAATGAAGGTAGACCTATGAGCGACCAAACACTTGCTGAAATTGAAAATGATTATTTAGATGCCTGGTATGTTAAACATGTAGCCTACCAAACCAATGCCAGAACAGGAATTAAGGATTATTACACAAAAAATGCACGTAAAAACCTCTATAATATTATCAATAAAAATACCGAAATGGGTACTACTATAAAAAGTACCTCCCTTGAACACCACCCCAATTTAGAGTTTTTTAGTGAAGACGGTCATTTAATAATTATTACAGATAAAGATGTTGTAGAGTACAAACGTATTTACAAAGACAAAGCTTTTCTGTTGGAAACAAAAGATGTATCTACTTATAAAATTATTATGTTATTGGAAGATGGGTTTTGGCGTATTCGACACATGTTAAAAACAGCGAATGACGATTATAATCCTGCAAACAAAATCATTTCCGACGAAACCATAGACATTAAGGGGATTAATTATTACCCACAAGCCTCTCCCTGGGATGTTTTTGGCAAGAAGTTTAATTTAGACACTATTGCCAGAGACTTCAAACTCATTAAAGATACTGGTTTAAATAGTATTAGAATCTTTGTGCCCTACGAAGATTTTGGTAAAGCCAACGTAAGCCCAGATAGGCTTAATAAACTCGAACAGGTCATGGACACTGCTGAAGAAGAAAACTTAAAGGTTGTTGTAACGCTCTTCGATTTTTATGGGGATTATTCTATTTTAAACTGGACATTAAATCAACGCCATGCAGAAACTATCGTATCTAAATTAAAAAACCATAAAGCCCTATTAGCCTGGGACGTTAAAAACGAACCGAATCTCGATTTTGAATCTCGGGGGAAAGACCTAGTTGTAGCCTGGCTAAACAATACTATAGATCTTGTAAAATCCATAGATTCTATTCATCCCGTAACCATAGGCTGGTCCAATATAGAAAGTGCTCCTATTTTAAAAGATAAAATTGATCTCATCACCTTTCATTATTACGAAGATTTGAACAATCTAGAAAAAGCATATTTAGACTTAAAAGATAGTATCCCAAATAAACCCATTGCCATTACAGAGTTTGGTATGTCATCTTACAAAGGGCTTTGGAATCCTTTAGGTAAAACAGAAGAAGACCAAGCCTCCTACCATAAGCAAGCCCAGGAAATTTTTAGTGAAAATAACATAAACTATATGTCCTGGACGCTTTATGATTTTACAGATATACCAAACGAAGTAACCGGGATGCTCCCTTGGCGAAAAACGCCGCAAAAGTATTATGGTTTTATAAATGAAAAAGGCGATAAAAAAGCAGCGTTTAAATACATTTACACCCCTTAA
- a CDS encoding methyltransferase family protein, translating to MKKVLMFSYSIIAYIIGFASLLLWIVSVSHLVPEISIDQPQRMAFFPALLKNLSLVALFGLQHSIMARKSFKSFLTKYIPRPIERSTFVLISGLLLILLVNQWEPMGGLVWEVTSGSVLFYVIYVLFFTGWAILFISSFLINHFDLFGLRQTYLELQNKPYTKLKFKVFSFYKHVRHPLYFGGILGLWATPTMTMTHLIFAIALTSYFVIGTLFEERDLKKEFGELYKSYQAKTPMLIPFIKRNKS from the coding sequence ATGAAAAAAGTATTAATGTTCTCTTATTCAATAATAGCCTATATCATAGGCTTTGCCTCTCTTCTTTTATGGATCGTATCGGTTAGTCATTTAGTACCGGAAATTTCTATAGACCAACCTCAAAGAATGGCATTCTTTCCTGCCCTATTAAAAAATCTTAGCCTGGTAGCTCTCTTTGGTTTACAACATAGTATTATGGCTAGAAAATCATTCAAATCATTTTTAACCAAATACATTCCTAGGCCTATTGAACGAAGTACCTTCGTTTTAATCTCCGGTTTATTGCTCATTCTATTAGTTAATCAATGGGAACCTATGGGAGGACTCGTTTGGGAAGTAACATCTGGTTCTGTACTATTTTATGTTATCTATGTTTTATTCTTTACAGGCTGGGCAATCCTATTTATTAGTTCGTTCTTAATTAATCATTTTGACTTGTTTGGACTTCGCCAAACCTATTTAGAACTTCAAAATAAACCCTACACAAAATTAAAGTTCAAAGTATTTTCATTTTATAAGCATGTGCGTCATCCACTCTATTTTGGGGGTATTTTAGGTTTATGGGCAACACCAACTATGACCATGACCCATTTAATATTCGCTATTGCATTAACCTCATATTTTGTTATTGGAACTCTATTTGAAGAACGTGACCTAAAAAAGGAATTTGGGGAGCTTTATAAATCTTACCAGGCTAAAACTCCTATGTTAATTCCATTTATTAAAAGAAACAAAAGTTAA